From a single Brassica napus cultivar Da-Ae chromosome C9, Da-Ae, whole genome shotgun sequence genomic region:
- the LOC106417721 gene encoding pentatricopeptide repeat-containing protein At5g59600-like, whose amino-acid sequence MNRFSIIPCSLRLSSIVSYAELIEFNGRDRLLSQARKLHAHLVTSGIARLTRIAAKLVAFYVECGEVTDAKKVFDEMPKRDISGWVVMIGACARNGYYQESLNIFREMNGEGLKLDAYIVPSVLKASRNLLDQEFGKMMHCVVLKCSFESDGFIVSSLIDMYSKFGEVENARKVFSESSGQDLVVFNAMISGYANNSQADEALNLVGDMKLAGIQPDVITWNALIAGFSHIGDEEKVSEMLEMMCLDGHKPDVVSWTSIISGLVHNFQNAKALDAFKQMLAHGLYPNSATITTLLPACTTLANVKHGKEIHGYSVVSGLEDHGFVRSALLDMYGKCGFISEAMILFHKTTKKTTVTFNSMIFCYANHGLSEKAVELFEQMEATGERLDHLTFTAILTACSHGGLTDLGQKLFLLMQNKYRIEPRLEHYACMVDLLGRAGKVVEAYEMIRAMLMEPDLFVWGALLGACRNHGNIELARIAAERLAELEPENSGNRLLLSSLYANAGSWGSVVRMKKMIKKKKLSRVPGSSWVNTV is encoded by the coding sequence ATGAACAGATTCTCCATCATTCCTTGTTCTTTACGGTTATCTTCAATCGTTTCTTATGCTGAGCTCATCGAATTCAACGGTCGAGATCGACTCTTGTCCCAGGCAAGAAAGCTTCATGCTCATCTGGTAACATCCGGGATTGCTCGCTTAACGAGAATTGCAGCTAAGCTTGTGGCGTTTTACGTGGAATGTGGGGAAGTTACAGATGCTaagaaggtgttcgatgaaatgcccaaGAGAGACATTAGTGGATGGGTTGTCATGATTGGGGCTTGTGCTCGAAACGGGTATTACCAGGAGTCTTTAAATATCTTCAGAGAAATGAATGGAGAAGGTTTAAAGCTTGATGCTTACATCGTTCCTAGTGTTCTTAAAGCAAGTCGCAATCTGCTTGACCAAGAGTTCGGAAAGATGATGCATTGTGTGGTGCTCAAGTGTTCGTTTGAGTCTGATGGTTTTATAGTTAGCTCTCTTATTGATATGTATTCGAAGTTTGGGGAGGTAGAGAATGCGAGGAAGGTGTTTAGTGAATCGTCTGGACAAGATCTGGTTGTGTTCAATGCTATGATCTCTGGTTATGCTAACAATAGCCAAGCAGATGAAGCTTTGAACTTGGTGGGAGATATGAAACTTGCGGGGATACAACCTGATGTTATCACTTGGAATGCTCTGATTGCAGGATTCTCGCATATCGGAGATGAAGAAAAAGTATCTGAGATGCTTGAGATGATGTGTTTGGATGGTCACAAGCCTGACGTTGTGTCATGGACCTCTATTATATCAGGCCTTGTACATAACTTTCAGAACGCTAAGGCTTTAGATGCTTTTAAACAGATGTTAGCTCACGGGTTGTATCCAAACTCGGCTACCATCACTACCCTTTTGCCTGCTTGTACCACGCTCGCGAATGTGAAGCACGGGAAGGAGATTCATGGATACTCGGTAGTCAGCGGACTTGAAGACCACGGTTTCGTTAGAAGTGCTTTGCTCGATATGTACGGGAAATGCGGTTTCATTTCAGAAGCAATGATCTTGTTTCACAAAACTACTAAGAAGACAACGGTTACTTTCAACTCGATGATCTTCTGCTACGCAAATCACGGGCTCTCGGAAAAAGCAGTTGAACTGTTTGAACAGATGGAAGCCACGGGAGAGAGACTCGACCACTTAACGTTCACGGCCATCCTCACAGCCTGCAGCCACGGCGGGTTAACTGATCTTGGACAGAAGTTGTTCCTTTTGATGCAGAACAAATACAGAATCGAGCCTAGGTTGGAGCATTACGCTTGTATGGTGGATCTTTTGGGGCGAGCAGGGAAGGTTGTTGAGGCCTATGAGATGATCAGGGCTATGCTAATGGAGCCGGACTTGTTTGTATGGGGTGCTTTGTTGGGTGCGTGTAGGAATCATGGGAACATAGAGCTTGCAAGGATTGCAGCAGAGCGCTTAGCAGAACTTGAACCAGAGAACTCAGGGAATAGATTGCTTCTGTCCAGTTTGTATGCCAATGCTGGTAGTTGGGGAAGTGttgttaggatgaagaagatgataaagaagaagaagttgagtAGGGTTCCAGGCAGCAGCTGGGTAAATACTGTTTGA
- the LOC106366661 gene encoding chaperone protein DnaJ isoform X2, with amino-acid sequence MYATSSSTLSPTPQSLFLSPHLPPRSFLYRLNFLGFPVRSCGFSGGSFYDRRSYGQRRRKRIIVPKARVSPYEILGVSPSATPQDIKRAYRRLALKYHPDVNKEANAQEKFLRIKHAYTTLINSESRRNYGSDRPASGYSGQTNQKGNSQVEEDFYGLGDFFKDLEEEFKNWEASASSSSQGTPKSLWEELAEIGEEFVEFLEKELNINDEDNDGSSKGERFDFNESSSKDTKNSIEVNIDEIEATLAQLKKDLGLQ; translated from the exons ATGTATGCAACATCTTCTTCGACTCTGTCTCCAACACCACAAAGTCTCTTCCTTTCTCCTCATCTTCCTCCAAGATCCTTCCTTTATCGGTTGAATTTTCTGGGTTTTCCTGTAAGAAGTTGCGGTTTTAGTGGCGGTTCGTTTTATGACCGTCGGAGTTATGGTCAAAGACGGAGGAAACGAATCATAGTACCGAAAGCTCGAGTCTCTCCTTACGAGATTCTtggtgtgtctccgtcagctaCACCTCAAGATATAAAGAGGGCGTACCGTAGACTTGCTCTCAAGTATCACCCAGATGTTAATAAAGAg GCAAATGCGCAGGAGAAGTTTCTGAGGATAAAACATGCCTACACCACTTTGATAAACTCTGAGTCACGGCGTAACTACGGCTCAGATCGTCCCGCGTCTGGTTATTCGGGTCAAACAAACCAAAAAGGCAACAGTCAAGTCGAGGAAGATTTCTATGGACTTG GGGATTTCTTTAAAGATCTTGAAGAAGAGTTCAAGAACTGGGAAGCTAGTGCGTCCTCCTCCTCACAAGGAACACCTAAAAGTCTTTGGGAGGAACTAGCG GAAATTGGAGAGGAATTTGTGGAGTTTCTTGAGAAAGAACTTAACATAAACGATGAAGACAACGATGGATCAAGCAAAGGAGAGAGATTTGATTTTAACGAAAGCTCCTCAAAGGACACGAAGAACAGTATAGAAGTGAATATTGATGAGATAGAAGCAACCCTAGCTCAACTCAAAAAAGATCTTGGCTTGCAGTAA
- the LOC106366661 gene encoding chaperone protein DnaJ isoform X1: MYATSSSTLSPTPQSLFLSPHLPPRSFLYRLNFLGFPVRSCGFSGGSFYDRRSYGQRRRKRIIVPKARVSPYEILGVSPSATPQDIKRAYRRLALKYHPDVNKEANAQEKFLRIKHAYTTLINSESRRNYGSDRPASGYSGQTNQKGNSQVEEDFYGLGEIVRDVQITIGDFFKDLEEEFKNWEASASSSSQGTPKSLWEELAEIGEEFVEFLEKELNINDEDNDGSSKGERFDFNESSSKDTKNSIEVNIDEIEATLAQLKKDLGLQ; the protein is encoded by the exons ATGTATGCAACATCTTCTTCGACTCTGTCTCCAACACCACAAAGTCTCTTCCTTTCTCCTCATCTTCCTCCAAGATCCTTCCTTTATCGGTTGAATTTTCTGGGTTTTCCTGTAAGAAGTTGCGGTTTTAGTGGCGGTTCGTTTTATGACCGTCGGAGTTATGGTCAAAGACGGAGGAAACGAATCATAGTACCGAAAGCTCGAGTCTCTCCTTACGAGATTCTtggtgtgtctccgtcagctaCACCTCAAGATATAAAGAGGGCGTACCGTAGACTTGCTCTCAAGTATCACCCAGATGTTAATAAAGAg GCAAATGCGCAGGAGAAGTTTCTGAGGATAAAACATGCCTACACCACTTTGATAAACTCTGAGTCACGGCGTAACTACGGCTCAGATCGTCCCGCGTCTGGTTATTCGGGTCAAACAAACCAAAAAGGCAACAGTCAAGTCGAGGAAGATTTCTATGGACTTG GTGAAATCGTGAGGGATGTTCAAATAACAATAG GGGATTTCTTTAAAGATCTTGAAGAAGAGTTCAAGAACTGGGAAGCTAGTGCGTCCTCCTCCTCACAAGGAACACCTAAAAGTCTTTGGGAGGAACTAGCG GAAATTGGAGAGGAATTTGTGGAGTTTCTTGAGAAAGAACTTAACATAAACGATGAAGACAACGATGGATCAAGCAAAGGAGAGAGATTTGATTTTAACGAAAGCTCCTCAAAGGACACGAAGAACAGTATAGAAGTGAATATTGATGAGATAGAAGCAACCCTAGCTCAACTCAAAAAAGATCTTGGCTTGCAGTAA
- the LOC106364351 gene encoding pumilio homolog 18-like — MANADPFSMSTLLSSLQHLPFTFATEPMMTPAVPPPPRGIIFTIPQPRYDPKEFLTPQYLEYSRLQSLFNLMTSSKEEVNIAPFKEMISRLSRRELQEMAYLLTSDPDYFLAIARNKNGSHRLQKLIGKSGDADKLFFLAILRRFLHVMTDKYASYVAVRGMQVFDDKKKELMYEHILPHALRVACDKHGYIALNEVITDLDHPFYRDQLLDIVALNALLLSYDAYGNYVVQHVLTLNDLRCTYNIAVSLVGYCVELSLDKCGSYIVEKLLEAEESMVLVVEELLECEGGSLMRLARNEYGSFVVIKALRVMQEMNRVDLFRGLVQKLMPFRHLLRRPCGNTTIAAIIESVC; from the coding sequence ATGGCAAACGCTGATCCCTTCTCAATGTCTACGCTACTCAGTTCTTTACAACATCTACCTTTCACCTTCGCAACAGAACCCATGATGACTCCGGCAGTTCCTCCTCCTCCACGTGGCATCATCTTCACCATTCCTCAACCAAGATACGACCCTAAGGAATTCTTAACTCCTCAGTACCTGGAGTACTCTCGTTTGCAGTCGCTGTTCAACCTCATGACTAGCAGCAAAGAAGAAGTTAACATTGCTCCGTTCAAAGAGATGATCTCAAGGTTGTCCAGAAGAGAGCTCCAAGAGATGGCGTATTTGCTGACCTCAGATCCCGACTACTTCTTGGCGATCGCAAGAAACAAGAACGGCTCTCACCGCCTACAGAAACTCATCGGAAAATCAGGCGACGCGGACAAGTTGTTCTTCCTCGCGATCTTGCGCCGCTTCCTCCACGTCATGACAGATAAGTACGCGTCCTACGTGGCGGTACGAGGAATGCAAGTTTTTGACGACAAGAAGAAAGAGTTGATGTACGAGCACATTCTCCCCCACGCGCTTCGAGTGGCATGTGACAAACACGGCTACATCGCCCTCAACGAGGTAATAACCGACTTGGACCATCCTTTCTACAGAGACCAGCTCTTGGACATTGTCGCGCTCAACGCTCTCTTGCTAAGCTACGATGCTTATGGGAACTATGTGGTTCAACACGTGCTTACATTGAATGACTTGCGTTGCACGTATAACATTGCGGTTAGTCTCGTTGGCTATTGCGTTGAGCTCTCGTTAGACAAGTGTGGAAGCTACATCGTGGAGAAGCTTCTGGAGGCGGAGGAGTCGATGGTTCTTGTGGTGGAAGAGCTTTTGGAGTGCGAAGGAGGCAGTTTGATGAGGCTGGCGAGGAATGAGTATGGGAGTTTCGTGGTGATCAAGGCACTGAGAGTCATGCAGGAGATGAATAGGGTTGATCTGTTTAGGGGTTTGGTGCAGAAGCTGATGCCTTTTCGCCATCTCTTGCGTAGGCCTTGTGGAAACACTACTATAGCAGCAATCATTGAGTCGGTTTGTTAG